A single genomic interval of Trichosurus vulpecula isolate mTriVul1 chromosome 6, mTriVul1.pri, whole genome shotgun sequence harbors:
- the LOC118853939 gene encoding olfactory receptor 10AG1-like produces the protein MERSNVTFVVEFILLGFSDLPNLQRLLFAIFLVIYISILIGNGLLIVITKTNPALQTPMYFFLGNLSFLEICYTSVTLPRMLRDLWTQKGNISLLSCALQTCFLYILGGAECLLLTVMAYDRYVAICKPLYYPLIMNHKVCVQLVIASWITGIPVLIGLTYQIFSLNFCGSNKLNHIFCDAPPLLEVACGETYQKELSVQVAALLFAMIPFLLILTSYVKIITTILRLPSNSGKSKAFSTCSSHLMVVGLFYGSGNIVYLRPKSSHSAKADKVFSLFYTTVTPVFNPVIYSLRNKDVILALRKLFTK, from the coding sequence atggaaagaagCAATGTCACATTTGTGGTGGAATTCATTCTCCTGGGATTTTCTGACCTTCCCAATCTCCAAAGGCTTCTATTTGCAATTTTCCTAGTCATCTATATCAGTATACTTATAGGAAATGGCCTCCTCATTGTCATAACTAAAACTAATCCTGCTCTCCAAACACCCATGTATTTCTTCCTTGGGAACCTTTCCTTCCTGGAAATCTGTTACACATCAGTCACTCTCCCTAGAATGCTCAGAGACCTTTGGACTCAGAAGGGAAATATTTCACTCCTCTCTTGTGCTCTACAAACTTGCTTCCTTTATATTCTGGGAGGGGCAGAGTGCTTGCTCCTGACTGTGATGGCTTATGATCGTTATGTGGCCATTTGTAAGCCTCTCTACTATCCTCTCATCATGAATCACAAGGTGTGTGTCCAGCTAGTGATTGCCTCCTGGATCACAGGGATACCTGTTCTGATAGGACTCACATATCAGATTTTCTCTCTGAACTTCTGTGGTTCTAACAAACTCAATCACATTTTCTGTGATGCCCCACCATTACTGGAAGTGGCCTGTGGGGAAACATATCAGAAAGAGCTCTCTGTCCAAGTCGCTGCTCTACTTTTTGCCATGATTCCCTTTCTGTTGATACTCACGTCCTACGTCAAAATCATCACCACCATCCTGAGGCTGCCATCGAACTCAGGGAAATCCAAAGCCTTCTCTACTTGCTCTTCTCACCTCATGGTTGTAGGTTTGTTTTATGGGTCTGGTAATATTGTGTATTTGCGTCCCAAGTCCAGTCATTCAGCCAAAGCTGACAAAGTCTTCTCCCTTTTCTATACTACTGTGACTCCAGTGTTTAACCCCGTGATATACAGCCTGAGGAATAAGGATGTAATTCTTGCACTGAGAAAACTCTTTACAAAATGA